Proteins from a single region of Verrucosispora sp. NA02020:
- a CDS encoding Rieske (2Fe-2S) protein codes for MRALLTKIEQASGLDRFGDRLQRAVQGTLRGQRVRDLLHGVWLGHPLHPAMVQVPVGSWVSAAILDLMPGQRRAATTLTTIGTVSALPAAVAGLNDWAALSRDQRRVGLVHAASNTVALVLYSGSVAARFSGRHQLGRTLGWLGLGAAGAGAYLGGHLAYKQGAQVNVSVSDLHLISDGWHSVAEMATLPQRQLVTRKVDDVSVILYRHGDDVTVMLERCPHQSGPLGEGEVTEIDGHACVVCPWHGSTFRLNGGEVVHGPSGNDQQTLPTRVVAGRVEARLP; via the coding sequence GTGCGAGCGTTGTTGACGAAGATCGAGCAAGCGTCCGGGCTGGACCGGTTCGGTGACCGGTTGCAGCGAGCGGTGCAGGGCACCCTGCGCGGGCAGCGGGTCCGGGACCTGCTGCACGGTGTCTGGCTGGGTCATCCGCTGCACCCGGCGATGGTGCAGGTGCCGGTGGGCTCGTGGGTCAGTGCGGCGATCCTGGACCTGATGCCGGGCCAGCGTCGAGCCGCCACCACGCTCACCACCATCGGCACGGTGAGCGCGTTGCCGGCGGCCGTCGCCGGGCTCAACGACTGGGCCGCGCTCTCCCGTGACCAGCGTCGGGTCGGCCTGGTGCACGCCGCCTCGAACACCGTCGCGCTGGTCCTCTACTCCGGCTCGGTGGCCGCGCGGTTCTCCGGCCGCCACCAACTCGGCCGGACCCTCGGCTGGCTCGGGCTCGGTGCCGCCGGTGCCGGCGCGTACCTGGGGGGACACCTGGCGTACAAGCAGGGTGCCCAGGTCAACGTGAGCGTCTCCGACCTGCACCTGATCAGCGACGGTTGGCACTCGGTCGCCGAGATGGCCACGCTGCCGCAGCGGCAACTGGTGACCCGCAAGGTGGACGACGTCTCGGTGATCCTCTATCGGCACGGCGACGACGTCACGGTGATGCTCGAACGCTGCCCGCACCAGAGCGGCCCGCTCGGCGAGGGCGAGGTCACCGAGATCGACGGCCACGCCTGCGTGGTGTGTCCGTGGCACGGCAGCACCTTCCGCCTCAACGGCGGCGAGGTGGTGCACGGCCCGTCCGGCAACGACCAGCAGACCCTGCCGACCCGGGTGGTCGCGGGCCGGGTGGAGGCCCGGCTGCCGTGA
- a CDS encoding LysM peptidoglycan-binding domain-containing protein: MAASGGTAVRRVGRVLTGFGALVVLIGLLVGGPIALVAFAGNPLPDHVPTLAEIGTTLTSRDDGQLFLRALAIVGWFGWASFALSVLVELGAQSLRRPAPRLPGMGRQQRAAAALVGSVALIIAASPAATAATTAYTAPAYSAPAAATATLAGPPTAYEPVSSGTERATADAPVYKVAKGDYLGKVADRYLDDFEDYRELAALNKLRDPDRIRPGQLITLPANADDQGARPHATGRLVGAQARPAPEQSRPTPSRPTPSKPDVEQPESAAPTPPSPAATPQGRPAPHDEAPEGHPPVVTVGAARAGEPDRVNRPLAISAVLAVASIVGAQIGAVLGLRRRPVPVAATRQPVRSGPPAELPVGRHRKD; this comes from the coding sequence ATGGCCGCATCGGGTGGCACCGCCGTACGGCGGGTCGGTCGGGTGCTGACCGGATTCGGCGCACTGGTGGTGCTGATCGGTCTGCTGGTCGGCGGTCCGATCGCGTTGGTGGCGTTCGCCGGCAACCCTCTGCCGGACCACGTGCCCACACTCGCGGAGATCGGCACCACGCTGACCAGCCGGGACGACGGGCAACTCTTCCTGCGGGCGTTGGCGATCGTCGGCTGGTTCGGCTGGGCCAGCTTCGCGCTGTCGGTGCTCGTGGAGTTGGGCGCGCAGTCGCTGCGCCGCCCGGCGCCCCGGCTGCCCGGGATGGGTCGGCAGCAGCGGGCGGCGGCGGCCCTGGTCGGCTCGGTCGCGTTGATCATCGCCGCCAGCCCGGCGGCCACGGCCGCCACCACGGCCTACACCGCCCCCGCCTACTCGGCGCCGGCGGCGGCCACCGCGACGCTCGCCGGGCCGCCCACGGCGTACGAGCCGGTGTCCTCGGGGACGGAACGCGCGACCGCCGACGCGCCGGTATACAAGGTGGCGAAGGGCGACTACCTCGGCAAGGTCGCCGACCGTTACCTGGACGACTTCGAGGACTACCGGGAGTTGGCCGCGCTCAACAAGCTGCGGGACCCGGACCGGATCCGCCCCGGCCAACTGATCACGCTGCCGGCCAACGCGGACGACCAGGGTGCCCGGCCGCACGCGACCGGCCGGCTGGTCGGTGCGCAGGCCCGTCCCGCTCCCGAGCAGTCGCGTCCGACGCCGTCGAGGCCGACGCCGTCGAAGCCGGATGTGGAGCAGCCGGAGTCCGCCGCGCCCACGCCGCCCTCTCCCGCCGCCACGCCGCAGGGACGGCCGGCACCGCACGACGAGGCACCGGAGGGGCATCCGCCGGTGGTGACGGTGGGCGCGGCACGGGCCGGTGAACCGGACCGGGTGAACCGTCCGCTCGCCATCTCGGCGGTGCTCGCCGTGGCCAGCATCGTGGGGGCCCAGATCGGTGCGGTGCTCGGCCTACGGCGTCGCCCGGTGCCGGTGGCCGCCACCCGGCAGCCGGTCCGGAGCGGTCCGCCCGCCGAACTGCCGGTCGGCCGTCACCGCAAGGACTGA
- a CDS encoding pilus assembly protein TadG-related protein, with protein MTAGRGDAGRVSIFLAVAMIGVLGIIGMAFDGAGQLRTLQRAENLAAEAARTGGQAIDRATAIEGGPKRIDQTEARAAVADYLAAAGATGHDVTFPVVDGETVIRVRVSVTYRRAMLGLFGFSNTVTVSGEATARALTGAP; from the coding sequence ATGACGGCCGGGCGCGGGGACGCCGGGCGGGTGAGCATCTTCCTCGCCGTGGCGATGATCGGCGTGCTCGGCATCATCGGCATGGCGTTCGACGGCGCCGGTCAGCTCCGCACACTGCAACGCGCCGAGAACCTGGCCGCCGAGGCGGCCCGGACCGGTGGCCAGGCCATCGACCGGGCGACCGCCATCGAGGGCGGCCCGAAGCGCATCGACCAGACCGAGGCCCGCGCGGCCGTCGCGGACTACCTCGCCGCCGCCGGGGCCACCGGCCACGACGTGACCTTCCCGGTGGTCGACGGCGAGACCGTCATCCGGGTACGGGTGTCCGTCACCTACCGCCGGGCGATGCTCGGCCTCTTCGGCTTCTCCAACACCGTCACCGTCTCCGGTGAGGCGACCGCGCGGGCGCTGACCGGGGCTCCCTAG
- a CDS encoding TadE/TadG family type IV pilus assembly protein, whose amino-acid sequence MDRTMSRGSVSIEVAVLAPAFLAMMVLAGVAGRTAVASEALEAAAHDAARAASISRDARTARTEALDAVRSQLDWRGLACSGEPQVTFSGSVDGRSTTFGQAFSSSVGQDATVTVQIACTVSYQDIRISVLRMPSGNRVTASFTSPLDRYRSRG is encoded by the coding sequence ATGGACCGCACCATGAGCCGGGGCTCGGTCTCGATCGAGGTGGCCGTCCTGGCACCCGCGTTCCTGGCCATGATGGTGCTGGCCGGAGTCGCCGGGCGTACCGCGGTGGCCAGCGAGGCACTGGAGGCGGCGGCACACGACGCCGCCCGCGCGGCCTCCATCTCCCGCGACGCCCGCACCGCCCGCACCGAGGCCCTCGACGCGGTCCGCAGCCAGCTCGACTGGAGGGGGTTGGCCTGCTCCGGCGAGCCGCAGGTGACCTTCAGCGGATCGGTCGACGGACGGTCCACCACCTTCGGTCAAGCCTTCAGCAGCTCCGTCGGGCAGGACGCCACGGTCACCGTGCAGATCGCTTGTACCGTCTCCTACCAGGACATCAGGATCTCCGTCCTGAGGATGCCGAGCGGAAACCGGGTCACCGCCTCGTTCACCTCGCCGTTGGACCGTTACCGGAGCCGGGGATGA
- a CDS encoding TadE/TadG family type IV pilus assembly protein, protein MVTAIRHPRLPGDGERGGNPVELAVALPAILILLFGSIQVAAVFVARSTALNAAQSGVNAQRLHQAPAGAGEERAARFLTQAGGWLVDWDEPGPSCVTSATDVTCTVTGRSLSVVPGVSFSIEETAHGTAERWTAP, encoded by the coding sequence ATGGTCACGGCCATCCGGCACCCTCGGCTGCCCGGTGACGGCGAACGCGGCGGCAACCCGGTGGAGTTGGCGGTGGCGCTACCGGCGATCCTGATCCTGCTGTTCGGCTCGATCCAGGTGGCCGCCGTCTTTGTCGCCAGGTCCACCGCGCTCAACGCGGCACAGAGCGGAGTCAACGCACAGCGGCTTCACCAGGCTCCGGCCGGGGCCGGCGAGGAACGCGCCGCGCGCTTCCTCACCCAGGCCGGTGGCTGGCTGGTCGACTGGGACGAACCAGGGCCGAGCTGCGTCACCTCGGCCACCGACGTGACGTGCACGGTGACCGGCCGCTCTCTGTCGGTGGTGCCGGGAGTCAGCTTCTCCATCGAAGAGACCGCACACGGGACGGCGGAACGATGGACCGCACCATGA
- a CDS encoding type II secretion system F family protein translates to MNLHLTIAVLSGAVVGLGVYLIVRELVPATPALGPALRRLHQPPGATRLGPADRRLDWLTGLARWLRPPHRQLALLDRTPEQYALSMLLSALIGLAAPALLGFTLLAVGVSLPLTVPVLGSLGLAVLCALVAHRSMIARAEAARDEFRQAVCTYLDLVALQLSAAHGPVQSLERAAAICEGWVFDRISEALRMAQMQMHSPWDELRGLSDRIGIPELGDVGAIMRSSGSEGAQVHETLRSRADSLRDQIRTDNLARAEGVTSRLDIPGALLVFVLLGFAIYPFLARL, encoded by the coding sequence GTGAACCTGCACCTCACCATCGCGGTGCTCAGCGGTGCCGTGGTCGGGCTGGGCGTGTACCTGATCGTGCGCGAGCTGGTGCCGGCGACCCCGGCGCTCGGTCCGGCTCTGCGGCGACTGCACCAGCCGCCGGGCGCGACCCGGCTCGGTCCGGCCGACCGCCGGCTGGACTGGCTGACCGGGCTGGCCCGCTGGCTGCGCCCGCCGCACCGGCAACTGGCCCTGCTCGACCGCACCCCCGAGCAGTACGCCCTCTCCATGCTGCTGTCCGCGTTGATCGGGCTCGCCGCACCGGCCCTGCTCGGCTTCACGCTGTTGGCCGTGGGCGTCTCGCTGCCGCTGACCGTACCGGTGCTGGGCAGCCTCGGTCTGGCAGTGCTCTGCGCGCTGGTCGCGCACCGGTCGATGATCGCCCGCGCGGAGGCGGCCCGGGACGAGTTCCGGCAGGCGGTCTGTACCTACCTGGATCTGGTCGCGTTGCAGCTCTCCGCCGCGCACGGCCCGGTGCAGTCGTTGGAGCGGGCCGCCGCCATCTGTGAGGGCTGGGTCTTCGACCGGATCTCCGAGGCACTGCGCATGGCCCAGATGCAGATGCACTCGCCCTGGGACGAACTCCGCGGCCTCTCCGACCGGATCGGCATCCCCGAGCTGGGCGACGTCGGCGCGATCATGCGCTCGTCCGGCAGCGAGGGCGCCCAGGTGCACGAGACCCTGCGCAGCCGCGCCGACTCGCTGCGCGACCAGATCCGCACCGACAACCTGGCCCGGGCCGAGGGAGTGACCAGCCGGCTCGACATTCCCGGCGCGCTGCTGGTCTTCGTCCTGCTCGGCTTCGCCATCTATCCCTTCCTCGCCCGCCTTTAG